The following proteins come from a genomic window of Natronosalvus vescus:
- a CDS encoding ABC transporter ATP-binding protein — MTTIALHGVEKRYGDVAALRGIDLEVESGEVFGFLGPNGAGKSTTIDILLRYTHPTSGSVTVLDHDVTTDPVPVRKRTGILPEGYAPFETMTGREHVEYAIEANDADDDPDALLERVDVAHAADRQASGYSKGMTQRLGLAMALVGEPNLLVLDEPSTGLDPHGVRLMRRIVREERDRGATVFFSSHILEQVEAVADRVGILRHGQLIAVDTIDGLRAAAETDAELVVDVTVDGGAGRVAGDPGPGTGTGAEPGTERDRTASLESEPSLEPDLEPDLEAGTTTDLASVIAAVDSIDGVSSVRRRDDALVVGCTAETKLEVLDTIRDAGGEITDFTTAEASLEELFVSYTETEPYAETEGQR; from the coding sequence ATGACAACGATTGCCCTCCACGGCGTCGAGAAACGCTACGGCGACGTCGCCGCCCTCCGCGGCATCGACCTCGAGGTCGAATCCGGCGAGGTGTTCGGCTTTCTGGGGCCGAACGGCGCCGGAAAGTCGACGACGATCGACATCCTCTTACGGTACACCCACCCCACAAGCGGCTCCGTCACTGTGCTCGACCACGACGTGACGACCGACCCCGTGCCCGTCCGCAAGCGAACCGGCATCCTCCCCGAGGGATACGCCCCCTTCGAGACGATGACCGGCCGCGAGCACGTCGAGTACGCCATCGAGGCCAACGACGCCGACGACGACCCCGACGCCCTACTCGAGCGGGTCGACGTCGCCCACGCGGCCGACCGCCAGGCCAGTGGCTACTCGAAGGGAATGACCCAGCGGCTGGGCCTGGCGATGGCGCTCGTCGGTGAACCGAATCTGCTCGTGCTCGACGAACCCTCGACGGGACTCGATCCACACGGCGTCAGGCTCATGCGTCGGATCGTCCGCGAGGAGCGCGACCGTGGCGCGACCGTCTTCTTCTCGAGTCACATCCTGGAGCAGGTCGAAGCCGTCGCCGACCGCGTCGGCATCCTCCGCCACGGCCAGCTCATCGCGGTCGATACGATCGACGGCCTTCGAGCGGCCGCCGAGACGGATGCGGAACTGGTTGTGGACGTGACGGTCGACGGCGGGGCTGGTCGCGTCGCCGGCGATCCTGGCCCTGGTACGGGCACGGGTGCGGAACCCGGCACGGAACGCGACAGAACCGCGAGTCTCGAATCCGAGCCCAGTCTCGAACCCGACCTCGAACCCGACCTCGAGGCCGGCACTACTACCGATCTCGCATCCGTCATCGCGGCCGTCGACTCGATCGACGGCGTCTCGAGCGTCCGCCGACGGGACGACGCCCTGGTCGTCGGCTGTACGGCCGAGACGAAACTCGAAGTACTGGACACGATTCGTGACGCCGGCGGGGAGATAACGGACTTCACGACCGCGGAGGCGTCGCTCGAGGAGCTGTTCGTCTCCTACACGGAGACCGAGCCGTACGCGGAAACGGAGGGACAGCGATGA
- a CDS encoding cell division protein SepF has protein sequence MGLMSKILGSDQSRTADEYVELDLDDVSASAGDAAMSVHIAEISGQVDAIDIKDAVYDGDIVIADITRLRTKDSTTEHIIDELRQVAREVDGDIVQKGDDQIIITPTGIRIGREKLGR, from the coding sequence ATGGGATTGATGAGCAAAATTCTCGGAAGTGACCAGAGTCGAACCGCCGACGAGTACGTCGAACTCGACCTCGACGACGTCAGCGCTTCGGCTGGCGATGCGGCTATGTCCGTTCATATCGCCGAAATCAGCGGACAGGTCGACGCCATCGACATCAAAGACGCCGTCTACGACGGCGATATCGTCATCGCGGACATCACGCGTCTGCGAACGAAAGATAGCACGACCGAGCACATCATCGACGAACTCCGCCAGGTCGCTCGCGAGGTCGACGGGGACATCGTCCAGAAGGGCGACGATCAGATCATCATTACGCCGACCGGTATCCGCATCGGCCGCGAAAAACTGGGTCGCTGA
- a CDS encoding GNAT family N-acetyltransferase: MGDIHHIRPATPGDAAAIRSVARASWHAAYDDFLGRETVDAVTDDWYAVDRLRDSIEAAESHLFVCDLADADWGSDRSVNDVAGFVHVSPWAGESGVGHLKRLYVHPDHWGQGLGTALLERGERALEQAGYDRIRLEVFAENGDGVGFYEARGYGGVDEECETLGGETRHLLILEMGLE, encoded by the coding sequence ATGGGCGACATCCACCACATCCGTCCGGCGACACCCGGCGACGCCGCTGCCATTCGTTCGGTGGCTCGAGCGAGCTGGCACGCGGCTTACGACGACTTTCTCGGCCGCGAGACGGTCGACGCGGTGACCGACGACTGGTACGCCGTCGATCGCCTGCGGGACTCGATCGAGGCGGCGGAGAGCCACCTGTTCGTTTGCGACCTGGCGGACGCCGACTGGGGGAGTGATCGTTCCGTCAACGACGTCGCCGGATTCGTCCACGTCAGCCCCTGGGCCGGGGAATCAGGCGTCGGCCACCTCAAGCGGCTGTACGTCCACCCGGATCACTGGGGCCAGGGTCTCGGTACCGCGCTCCTCGAGCGTGGCGAACGCGCCCTCGAGCAGGCTGGGTACGACCGGATTCGTCTCGAGGTATTCGCCGAAAACGGCGACGGCGTCGGGTTTTACGAGGCTCGAGGGTACGGCGGGGTCGACGAGGAGTGCGAGACGCTGGGCGGCGAGACGCGCCACCTACTGATCCTCGAGATGGGGCTCGAGTGA
- a CDS encoding DUF1028 domain-containing protein — protein sequence MTFSICVHETYEGDDGDEHDRFGVAVTTRLPGVGTLCPFASENGAVATQSLVNVDLGRKGIAYIDDGLAVEDALEALLNADDGASNRQLHGVDREGTYTFSGEDCKDWFGHTSGEGYTVAGNLLTGESVIEATADAYENARDGEEPLAERLIDALAAGHTEGGDKREELRVQSTAVVVETTEAAELEPFYNDLRVDASLEPIADLRETYELAVEGYEKTLEKYEDAYEADDIDAGEEGDVDAGEQDDVDAARE from the coding sequence ATGACGTTCAGCATCTGCGTCCACGAGACCTACGAGGGAGACGACGGCGACGAACACGATCGATTCGGCGTCGCCGTGACAACGCGACTGCCTGGCGTCGGCACCCTCTGTCCGTTCGCCAGCGAGAACGGCGCCGTCGCCACCCAGAGCCTGGTCAACGTCGACCTCGGTCGGAAGGGAATCGCCTACATCGACGACGGCCTCGCCGTCGAGGATGCTCTCGAGGCCCTGCTCAACGCCGACGACGGCGCTTCGAACCGACAGCTCCACGGCGTCGACCGCGAGGGAACGTACACCTTTTCGGGCGAGGATTGCAAGGACTGGTTCGGGCACACGAGCGGCGAGGGCTACACCGTCGCCGGAAACCTGCTGACTGGGGAGTCGGTAATAGAGGCAACGGCCGACGCCTACGAAAACGCACGGGACGGCGAGGAACCGCTCGCCGAGCGCCTGATCGATGCGCTTGCGGCCGGACATACCGAGGGTGGCGACAAACGCGAGGAACTGCGCGTCCAGAGTACGGCCGTCGTCGTCGAGACCACCGAGGCGGCCGAACTCGAGCCGTTCTACAACGACCTCCGGGTCGACGCCAGCCTCGAGCCGATCGCCGACCTCCGGGAGACCTACGAGTTGGCGGTGGAGGGGTACGAGAAGACGCTCGAGAAGTACGAGGACGCCTACGAAGCGGACGACATCGACGCTGGCGAAGAGGGCGACGTGGACGCGGGAGAGCAAGACGACGTCGATGCTGCCAGAGAGTGA
- a CDS encoding ABC transporter permease encodes MSWRLVGKKEIGDAIRNYQLYANALIFVAVFGGFGYLFARDVRRSAGVDPSMAPDPIEFVGLLSFFCIIMIPAVGLMVSYDAIVKRRAGGQLALLLGMPHDRRDVVVGSLLGRFAVFAGSLLAGIAAALVVLLVFGLSPPFGALVGFTIATAGLGLAYVAIGIGLSGWIRSPTWAAIAAFGVFMLFVFVWRVVPDGVVYLVSGFEIPTEMPWWRPYVTTLSPSVAYERVLDAYVFDEAREGYPTAFGAVVLLGWTVLAPLVGYLRFDRTDL; translated from the coding sequence ATGAGCTGGCGCCTCGTCGGAAAAAAGGAAATTGGAGACGCGATCCGCAACTATCAGCTCTACGCGAACGCGCTCATCTTCGTCGCCGTCTTCGGCGGCTTCGGCTACCTGTTCGCGCGGGACGTCAGGCGGTCGGCTGGCGTCGACCCCTCGATGGCACCCGATCCGATCGAGTTCGTCGGCCTGCTCTCGTTTTTCTGCATCATCATGATTCCCGCGGTCGGGCTGATGGTCTCCTACGACGCCATCGTCAAGCGACGCGCCGGCGGGCAGTTGGCGCTATTGCTCGGAATGCCTCACGACCGCCGGGATGTCGTCGTTGGCTCGCTCCTCGGTCGGTTCGCCGTCTTCGCGGGGTCGCTCCTGGCAGGAATCGCGGCGGCGTTGGTAGTACTCCTGGTCTTCGGCCTCTCGCCGCCGTTCGGGGCGCTGGTAGGGTTCACCATCGCCACCGCCGGACTGGGGCTGGCCTACGTGGCGATCGGCATCGGGCTCTCAGGGTGGATTCGGTCGCCGACGTGGGCGGCCATCGCGGCATTCGGCGTCTTCATGCTGTTCGTGTTCGTCTGGCGGGTCGTCCCAGACGGCGTGGTGTATCTGGTTTCCGGATTCGAGATACCCACCGAGATGCCCTGGTGGCGACCGTACGTGACGACGCTCTCGCCGAGTGTGGCCTACGAACGCGTCCTCGACGCCTACGTCTTCGACGAGGCACGGGAGGGGTATCCGACGGCCTTCGGTGCCGTCGTCTTGCTGGGGTGGACGGTGCTCGCGCCGCTGGTCGGCTACCTTCGGTTCGATCGGACGGATCTCTAA
- a CDS encoding RNA-binding protein, giving the protein MEVKSRHHLRSDVVSELETAVADGLGVTLEGDAYERVEFEDSDWEVVLVDGSPEIAYFDAEPFLTVRGANAYEPDRRIVTVDAGAVSFVSDGADVMRPGITEADGEIAPDDLVLIAEESHGKVLAVGRARVDGSQMVGNEGKVVDSLHHVGDELYSFSG; this is encoded by the coding sequence ATGGAGGTCAAATCGCGACACCACCTGCGGAGCGATGTCGTTTCAGAACTCGAGACGGCGGTCGCCGACGGACTCGGCGTCACGCTCGAGGGCGACGCCTACGAACGCGTCGAGTTCGAAGACAGCGACTGGGAGGTCGTCCTCGTCGACGGCTCGCCCGAGATCGCCTACTTCGACGCGGAGCCGTTTCTCACCGTCCGCGGCGCGAACGCCTACGAACCCGACCGACGAATCGTCACCGTCGACGCCGGTGCCGTCTCGTTCGTCTCAGACGGCGCGGACGTGATGCGTCCGGGCATCACCGAAGCCGACGGCGAGATTGCCCCAGACGACCTCGTCCTCATCGCGGAGGAGTCCCACGGAAAAGTGCTGGCGGTCGGACGCGCTCGCGTCGACGGCTCGCAGATGGTCGGCAACGAGGGCAAGGTCGTCGACTCGCTTCATCACGTCGGCGACGAACTGTACTCGTTTTCGGGGTAG
- a CDS encoding S8 family peptidase encodes MADNSMSREHVSRRTLLKGVGAGVATTALAGQATAQNDDEYIVGLEAGASFDVAKKQANGVRFELDFGGIGKAVSGRFSDAALEALGNSPNVRYVEPNGRMHALQTTPYGIEQVDADVAIGDGETGAGANIAVIDTGIDPQHETLAENLGEGWAADDAECDADCGGGPFGGGNDIDECLEVWDDDNDHGSHCAGTAAAADNGEGVLGVAPDATLHAVKVLDCSGGGSWDGVAAGITWAADQNQVDILSMSLGGDASDVVHDAVQYADQQGKVQVAAAGNDGPCTDCVGYPAAHDEVIAVSASDENDDLADFSSTGPEVDLAAPGVDTLSTVPRDDYAEFSGTSMACPHVSGAAATLIGAGYDHSEVRQVLKDGADDIGLGDNEQGAGRLNVANSLGIEGDDGDDDDGDDGDDGDDTGDNAPDIDQFDVAARGSGPWSRADVDWAVSDEDGDLDTVTTELLDGSSVLDSQTSSVSGSSASGEHEVRTRDDPDSVRLTVTDEAGNETSETQDF; translated from the coding sequence GTGGCTGATAATAGCATGTCACGTGAACACGTATCCCGAAGAACGCTGTTGAAGGGTGTCGGTGCAGGCGTTGCAACGACCGCACTCGCCGGGCAAGCAACCGCGCAGAACGACGACGAGTATATCGTCGGACTCGAGGCTGGCGCTAGTTTCGATGTCGCCAAAAAGCAGGCGAACGGCGTCCGCTTCGAACTCGATTTCGGTGGAATAGGGAAGGCCGTCTCGGGTCGCTTCTCGGACGCGGCACTCGAGGCGCTCGGGAACAGTCCGAACGTTCGATACGTCGAGCCTAACGGTCGGATGCACGCCCTGCAGACGACGCCTTACGGCATCGAGCAGGTCGACGCCGACGTCGCCATCGGCGACGGCGAAACTGGCGCAGGCGCGAACATCGCCGTCATCGACACGGGGATCGATCCCCAGCACGAGACGCTCGCGGAGAACCTCGGCGAAGGCTGGGCGGCCGACGACGCCGAATGTGACGCCGACTGTGGTGGCGGTCCCTTCGGCGGCGGCAACGATATCGACGAGTGTCTCGAGGTCTGGGACGACGACAATGACCACGGGAGTCACTGCGCCGGGACGGCCGCCGCGGCCGATAACGGCGAGGGCGTGCTCGGCGTCGCCCCCGACGCGACACTGCACGCCGTCAAAGTGCTCGACTGTTCCGGTGGCGGTTCCTGGGACGGCGTCGCGGCCGGGATTACCTGGGCGGCCGACCAGAACCAGGTCGACATTCTCAGCATGAGCCTCGGTGGCGACGCATCGGACGTCGTCCACGACGCCGTCCAGTACGCTGACCAACAGGGGAAAGTGCAGGTTGCAGCCGCGGGTAACGACGGCCCCTGTACCGATTGTGTCGGCTACCCCGCCGCCCACGACGAAGTAATCGCCGTCAGCGCGAGCGACGAGAACGACGATCTCGCGGACTTCTCCTCGACCGGTCCGGAAGTCGACCTCGCCGCCCCTGGCGTCGATACCCTGTCGACGGTTCCCCGAGACGACTACGCCGAGTTCTCCGGGACGTCGATGGCCTGTCCACACGTCTCCGGTGCCGCAGCGACGCTCATCGGCGCCGGCTACGACCACAGCGAGGTTCGACAGGTGCTCAAAGACGGCGCCGACGACATCGGACTCGGTGACAACGAGCAGGGTGCCGGTCGACTGAACGTCGCCAACTCGCTGGGAATCGAGGGAGACGATGGTGACGATGATGATGGTGACGACGGCGACGACGGCGACGACACCGGCGACAACGCACCGGACATCGACCAGTTCGACGTGGCCGCTCGAGGCAGCGGCCCCTGGTCGCGCGCCGACGTCGACTGGGCCGTCTCCGACGAGGACGGCGATCTCGACACCGTGACGACCGAACTGCTCGATGGCTCGAGCGTGCTCGATAGCCAGACCTCGAGCGTCAGTGGCTCGAGTGCGTCCGGGGAACACGAGGTTCGCACGCGTGACGACCCCGACAGTGTCCGGCTGACGGTGACCGACGAAGCAGGGAACGAGACGAGCGAGACGCAGGACTTCTAA
- a CDS encoding RNB domain-containing ribonuclease, which translates to MSDDAQAAAGTAEGQGPVQISEELARHLENKREELFEKFEIRDEFPEPVLDEARELSGDVQGDIDDEIDERRDLRDLTTWTTDPIDAQDFDDAISIEEREEEYVLWVHIADVTHYVHPGSAMWAEAVERGNTVYLPAYTIHMLPPVLAESVCSLVPQEERFAHTVEMHLDKETLSYESIDIYKSVIESDERLTYAQAEKRLDDPDAPLHEENSLVFEVANEMHEIRKEDGSLVLNPSRDRAHTIIEECMLKANKAVTHELMWSRGVEAMYRVHPQPTPDEWSKALQEIQELDGVSIPGDTWDEPRKAVNATLETAPGRQLDKIQWAVMKVMPRAKYMNDPFGGHHALNFEIYGHFTSPIRRLSDLINHWIVYQNDVPENLIALCDRASDKQKAAETCEREYKGFLQEVGLDPMAVNNRGLEVVDEAEAEKTI; encoded by the coding sequence ATGAGCGACGACGCACAGGCCGCAGCCGGCACGGCCGAGGGGCAAGGCCCCGTTCAGATCTCCGAGGAGCTGGCACGACACCTCGAGAACAAACGCGAGGAGCTGTTCGAGAAGTTCGAGATTCGCGACGAGTTCCCGGAACCGGTGCTCGATGAGGCCAGAGAGCTCTCCGGCGACGTCCAGGGCGACATCGACGACGAAATCGACGAGCGCCGCGACCTCCGCGATCTGACGACGTGGACGACCGACCCGATCGACGCTCAGGACTTCGACGACGCGATCTCGATCGAAGAGCGCGAGGAGGAGTACGTTCTCTGGGTGCACATCGCCGACGTGACCCACTACGTCCACCCCGGGTCGGCAATGTGGGCCGAGGCCGTCGAGCGCGGCAACACGGTCTACCTGCCCGCCTACACCATCCACATGCTCCCGCCGGTGCTGGCGGAGTCGGTCTGTTCGCTGGTACCCCAGGAGGAGCGATTCGCCCACACCGTCGAGATGCACCTCGACAAGGAGACCCTCTCATACGAGTCCATCGACATCTACAAGTCGGTGATCGAATCCGACGAACGGCTCACCTACGCCCAGGCTGAAAAGCGCCTGGACGATCCCGACGCGCCGCTGCACGAGGAGAATTCGTTGGTGTTCGAGGTCGCCAACGAGATGCACGAAATCCGCAAGGAGGACGGCTCCCTCGTGCTGAACCCGAGTCGCGACCGCGCCCACACCATCATCGAGGAGTGTATGCTCAAGGCGAACAAGGCCGTCACGCACGAACTGATGTGGTCGCGCGGCGTCGAGGCGATGTACCGCGTCCACCCCCAGCCGACCCCCGACGAGTGGTCGAAAGCGCTCCAGGAGATCCAGGAACTCGACGGCGTCTCCATCCCCGGCGATACGTGGGACGAGCCCCGAAAGGCAGTCAACGCGACCCTCGAGACCGCGCCGGGTCGCCAACTCGATAAGATCCAGTGGGCGGTGATGAAGGTGATGCCCCGGGCGAAGTACATGAACGATCCGTTCGGCGGCCATCACGCGCTCAACTTCGAGATTTACGGCCACTTCACGAGTCCAATCCGGCGGCTGTCGGATCTGATCAACCACTGGATCGTCTACCAGAACGACGTCCCCGAGAACCTCATAGCGCTCTGTGATCGCGCCAGCGACAAACAGAAGGCGGCCGAGACCTGCGAGCGCGAGTACAAGGGGTTCCTGCAGGAGGTCGGCCTCGATCCGATGGCCGTCAACAATCGCGGCCTCGAGGTCGTCGACGAGGCGGAAGCGGAGAAGACGATCTGA
- a CDS encoding MFS transporter, translating to MRGWRDPLTRRWLLWGTLGIVFLLVNIYRLSTAVLAEELMAGFQTTGAQLGTLHAMFFWIYALMQLPTGILADRVGPRRTAAAGGLAMNVGAIWFALADGYVSALGARALVGLGASVIFVCILRFCANWFRADEFATVTGLSFAVSGFGGVLATTPLALAAGSAGWRTTIGALGVFGIAFSLVVYLVVRDTPERAGFEPIEGVPGQPTLSTAAVRRHVRSVLADRVTWVVSLLLFCTSGLNLTLFGLWGVPYVVQTYGVSVTYASMFTLLGGVGMIVGPPALGWLSDRLERRVELMVAGAVIYTAALGLIALLGKPPLAIVALVYFLAGALLGAFVLSYALVKDRHPASASGISTGVINGAAFFGAAILPTAMGYALDSYWTGTLEAGVRVYTATGYRMAFVIATGAGAVALACSLWLYRYQRRPSTSPQQA from the coding sequence ATGCGAGGCTGGCGCGACCCCCTGACCCGTCGATGGCTGCTCTGGGGAACCCTCGGTATCGTCTTCCTGCTCGTCAACATCTATCGGCTCTCGACGGCCGTCCTCGCCGAGGAGTTGATGGCCGGCTTCCAAACGACGGGCGCTCAGCTCGGCACGCTCCACGCGATGTTCTTCTGGATCTACGCGCTCATGCAGCTACCGACGGGGATCCTCGCGGATCGAGTCGGCCCACGACGAACGGCCGCCGCGGGTGGCCTCGCGATGAACGTCGGCGCGATCTGGTTCGCGCTCGCCGACGGCTACGTGAGCGCGCTCGGGGCTCGAGCCCTGGTCGGATTGGGCGCGAGCGTGATCTTCGTCTGCATCCTTCGATTCTGTGCCAACTGGTTTCGAGCCGACGAGTTCGCCACTGTGACCGGCCTCAGCTTTGCCGTTTCGGGGTTCGGCGGCGTCCTCGCGACGACGCCGCTGGCGCTGGCCGCTGGCTCTGCAGGCTGGCGGACGACCATCGGCGCACTGGGCGTCTTCGGGATCGCCTTCAGTCTCGTCGTCTACCTGGTCGTTCGCGACACGCCCGAACGGGCGGGCTTCGAGCCGATCGAGGGCGTTCCCGGCCAGCCGACGCTCTCGACGGCCGCGGTTCGTCGCCACGTTCGATCCGTTCTCGCGGATCGAGTCACCTGGGTGGTCAGCCTCCTGCTCTTCTGTACGTCCGGGCTGAATCTGACGCTGTTCGGACTGTGGGGGGTTCCATACGTCGTCCAGACCTACGGCGTCTCGGTGACTTACGCGTCGATGTTCACGCTCCTCGGTGGCGTCGGCATGATCGTCGGCCCCCCGGCGCTCGGTTGGCTGTCCGATCGCCTCGAGCGCCGCGTCGAGTTGATGGTCGCGGGAGCCGTCATCTACACGGCCGCCCTCGGCCTCATCGCCCTCCTCGGCAAACCGCCGCTCGCCATCGTCGCCCTCGTCTACTTCCTGGCGGGGGCGTTGCTGGGCGCGTTCGTCCTCAGTTACGCGCTCGTCAAGGATCGTCACCCCGCCAGTGCGAGTGGGATCTCGACCGGCGTCATCAACGGCGCGGCCTTCTTCGGGGCGGCCATCCTGCCGACGGCGATGGGCTACGCCCTCGACAGCTACTGGACGGGCACGCTCGAGGCCGGCGTCCGCGTGTATACGGCCACGGGTTACCGAATGGCGTTCGTCATCGCGACCGGTGCGGGGGCCGTCGCGCTTGCGTGTTCCCTCTGGTTGTATCGTTACCAGCGGCGTCCCTCCACCTCGCCCCAGCAGGCGTGA
- the kdgK1 gene encoding bifunctional 2-dehydro-3-deoxygluconokinase/2-dehydro-3-deoxygalactonokinase: protein MSDVVTFGETMLRLSPPGHERLETASEFEVRAAGAESNVAVAAERLGAVSTWTSKLPNTPLGRRVVGELEQYGIDTDIVWSEEGRQGTYYLEHGGKPRGTNVIYDRSDAAVTTAEPQEFDIDLIQNARVFFTSGITPALSPTLRETTAQLLKAARQGGTTTAFDVNYRRKLWTPEEARNTLTKLFPGIDILVIAARDARTVLGYEGDPRQLAHKLGSQFDFRTVVVTRGAQGALAWHDNVVHDHDAYETETHDPIGTGDAFTGAFIARRLSGDDVGRALEYAAATAALKRTIPGDAALVTKEEVDAVVADDSEAISR, encoded by the coding sequence GTGAGCGACGTCGTCACCTTCGGCGAGACGATGCTCAGGCTCTCCCCGCCCGGCCACGAACGCCTCGAGACGGCCTCCGAGTTCGAGGTTCGCGCGGCCGGTGCCGAGAGCAACGTCGCCGTCGCCGCCGAACGGCTGGGCGCGGTCTCGACGTGGACGTCGAAACTGCCCAACACCCCGCTTGGCCGGCGCGTCGTCGGCGAACTCGAGCAGTACGGCATCGACACGGACATCGTCTGGAGCGAGGAGGGACGCCAGGGAACGTACTACCTCGAACACGGGGGAAAACCTCGTGGCACGAACGTGATCTACGACCGGTCTGACGCGGCGGTCACGACCGCCGAACCGCAGGAGTTCGACATCGACCTGATCCAGAACGCACGGGTGTTCTTCACCTCCGGGATCACCCCAGCGCTCTCGCCTACCCTGCGCGAGACGACGGCGCAGCTCCTGAAAGCGGCTCGACAGGGCGGGACGACCACCGCCTTCGACGTCAACTACCGGCGCAAGCTCTGGACGCCCGAGGAGGCCCGGAACACCCTGACGAAGTTGTTCCCCGGCATCGACATCCTCGTCATCGCCGCCCGCGACGCCCGGACGGTGCTCGGCTACGAGGGCGATCCGCGCCAGCTCGCCCACAAACTCGGCTCGCAGTTCGACTTCCGGACGGTCGTCGTCACCCGGGGCGCACAGGGCGCACTCGCCTGGCACGACAACGTCGTCCACGACCACGATGCGTACGAGACCGAAACCCACGACCCGATCGGCACCGGCGACGCGTTCACCGGGGCATTCATCGCCCGGCGACTCTCGGGGGACGACGTCGGTCGCGCGCTCGAGTACGCAGCGGCGACGGCTGCCCTGAAGCGAACGATTCCTGGCGACGCGGCGCTGGTCACGAAAGAAGAGGTCGACGCCGTCGTCGCCGACGACAGCGAAGCGATTTCGCGCTGA
- a CDS encoding DUF7562 family protein, with protein sequence MWLSRWRTETVTCIACGTRVARADAREYDKHGNRWEREGKTFEHLCKPCDSELCRYGREGLEDQLVALEAGEYSQEAFLRRYVCALEERRRVEES encoded by the coding sequence ATGTGGCTCTCGCGGTGGCGTACCGAGACGGTTACCTGCATCGCCTGTGGGACGCGTGTCGCTCGAGCCGACGCCCGGGAGTACGACAAGCACGGCAATCGCTGGGAACGCGAGGGAAAGACGTTCGAGCACCTGTGTAAACCCTGCGACAGCGAGCTCTGCCGGTACGGCCGCGAGGGACTCGAGGATCAGCTGGTCGCACTCGAGGCCGGCGAGTACTCACAGGAGGCGTTTCTCCGGCGGTACGTGTGTGCACTCGAGGAGCGACGGCGGGTCGAGGAGTCCTAG
- the rtcA gene encoding RNA 3'-terminal phosphate cyclase gives MHTLDGSDAGGQFLRRALTLSALTGEPVRLESVRGNRPDPGLATQHLAVLETMATICDADVSGAELEAETVTFDPGLAGAIPGGEYTVEVGTAASLTLLIDSLLPLTHRLEAPLTLTATGGTDVAWSPPLDYLRYVKLPLLRRHGLQASLEVDRRGFYPAGGGRLRLQLAPSAFDPLELDRRGRIAGVRVYSTCAASLADADVGRRQAGGALERLRSGLQGRPALEDDDENRSLEVIERIETVAESHCPGSVIVLGLAFEREAQQDGTGTDWPLAGFSALGEPGKPAERVGEDAADEALAFLESDGTVDRYLADQLLDHLTLAGGRIRVPTVTDHVETSTRLLESFGVDLEREADGKTTVVSTRGLGLT, from the coding sequence ATGCACACGCTCGACGGCAGCGACGCCGGCGGCCAGTTCCTCCGCCGTGCGCTCACCCTTTCGGCACTCACCGGCGAGCCGGTTCGACTCGAGTCCGTACGGGGAAACCGTCCGGATCCGGGGCTCGCCACCCAGCACCTGGCCGTCCTCGAGACGATGGCAACGATCTGTGACGCCGACGTATCGGGGGCCGAACTCGAGGCCGAGACCGTCACGTTCGACCCCGGACTCGCGGGGGCGATCCCGGGCGGCGAGTACACCGTCGAGGTCGGTACTGCCGCCAGTCTCACTCTCCTGATCGACAGTCTCCTTCCACTGACCCATCGGCTCGAGGCGCCCCTGACGCTGACGGCGACGGGCGGGACGGACGTCGCCTGGTCGCCGCCGCTGGATTACCTCCGCTACGTGAAGCTGCCGCTGTTGCGCCGCCACGGACTCCAGGCGTCCCTCGAGGTCGACCGTCGCGGATTCTATCCGGCCGGCGGGGGTCGCCTCCGGCTTCAGCTGGCCCCGTCGGCGTTCGATCCCCTCGAACTGGATCGGCGTGGACGGATCGCCGGCGTCCGGGTCTACTCGACCTGCGCCGCCTCGCTGGCCGATGCTGACGTCGGCCGGCGGCAGGCTGGCGGGGCGCTCGAACGGCTTCGGAGCGGGCTTCAGGGTCGGCCTGCACTCGAGGACGATGATGAAAACCGATCCCTCGAGGTCATCGAACGGATAGAAACCGTCGCCGAGAGTCACTGTCCGGGGTCGGTGATCGTCCTGGGGCTCGCATTCGAGCGCGAGGCACAGCAGGACGGAACGGGCACCGACTGGCCGCTCGCCGGCTTCTCCGCCCTCGGCGAACCCGGGAAACCGGCCGAACGAGTCGGTGAAGACGCTGCGGACGAAGCGTTGGCATTTCTCGAGTCCGACGGCACGGTCGACCGGTATCTCGCCGACCAGCTACTCGATCACCTCACGCTGGCGGGCGGCCGGATTCGGGTACCGACGGTCACCGATCACGTCGAGACGAGTACCCGGTTGCTCGAGTCGTTCGGCGTCGACCTCGAGCGGGAAGCTGATGGCAAAACGACGGTCGTGAGCACTCGAGGGCTCGGCCTCACGTGA